A window of the Desulfobacula toluolica Tol2 genome harbors these coding sequences:
- a CDS encoding response regulator — MKDASHRPKILIVDDNPENLFVLEKILKKLDADIIRAVSGNDALSTTLYNEFALIILDVQMPEMNGYEVAEILKDDERTENIPIIFVTAIDRDNAKEIKGYSKGAVDFIFKPLDEFILMSKVRVFLEIYKMKSGLEQLVRERTLELERANAHLSDNNARLRKIVETTQGLTGCIEISSFGPKLLEEFASHMTASGGSLYFVEEDGLRLLHCLDPGHAPDYLSFPLDEFSILRQVLESGKPSLVDDVAKNDTIKSSGWGGYLDGSLLVFPILGTSRKVSGVLTLHSKTQPPFTEQDKEIGIILASYSCETMRAVEAFEALQKSERQYRTLFEKTNDAIFIAERATGRYTDANKAALDLTGRTLDELKQMTTRDITSKDADNLLAAISESCEVRELGRVTYYRPDGTCRIAKLSSVPLNTKYVIGIARDITHDLEVEKQLRQAYKMEAIGTLAGGIAHDFNNILFPIIGYTEMLQQDIPENSPFRDSLDKIYSGGMRAKDLVKQILTFSRQRSGKLKLMKMQPIIKEALKLIRSTIPTTIEIKQDINTDCGEVKADPTQIHQIVMNLATNAYHAMETTGGEMNVNLNQIQLSNQDVLSLDIKPGLYACLTIADTGTGMNKDLIEKIFDPFFTTKKKGKGTGMGLSVVHGIVKSMEGSIRVDSMPGKGTQFYVYLPIFKKFYKEQPVQNNSPIKKGNEKILLVDDEKDIVTMEKQMLERLGYQVVSRTNSIEALEIFRADPDKFDMVITDMAMPNMPGDKLSAQLIKINPDIPILLCTGFSEAISKEKAAALGIKGFLMKPIVMKDFADKIREVLKKNLK; from the coding sequence ATGAAGGATGCAAGTCATAGACCTAAAATACTTATCGTGGATGATAATCCTGAAAATCTTTTTGTTCTTGAAAAGATACTTAAAAAGCTTGATGCCGATATCATAAGGGCTGTTTCCGGCAATGACGCTCTTTCAACCACTCTTTATAATGAATTTGCCCTGATTATTTTAGATGTTCAAATGCCTGAAATGAACGGTTATGAAGTAGCGGAAATTTTAAAAGATGACGAGCGCACTGAAAATATTCCCATTATTTTTGTCACTGCAATTGACAGGGACAATGCCAAAGAGATCAAAGGATACAGCAAAGGAGCTGTTGATTTTATATTTAAACCGCTGGATGAATTTATTCTGATGAGCAAGGTAAGAGTATTTCTGGAGATCTATAAAATGAAAAGCGGGCTTGAACAGCTTGTGAGGGAAAGAACCTTGGAACTTGAGAGGGCAAACGCCCATCTTTCAGACAATAATGCCAGGCTCAGAAAAATTGTTGAAACAACACAGGGGTTGACAGGTTGTATTGAAATCAGTTCTTTCGGACCTAAGCTGCTTGAGGAATTTGCAAGTCACATGACCGCTTCAGGCGGAAGTCTCTATTTTGTAGAAGAGGACGGTCTGCGGCTTTTGCATTGCCTTGATCCGGGCCATGCCCCTGATTATTTATCGTTTCCTTTGGATGAGTTTTCGATTTTAAGGCAGGTTCTGGAAAGCGGAAAGCCTTCTCTTGTGGATGATGTTGCAAAAAATGATACCATAAAGTCCAGTGGCTGGGGCGGATATCTGGATGGTTCACTTCTGGTTTTTCCGATTCTTGGAACTTCCCGGAAGGTGTCCGGGGTTTTGACCCTTCACAGTAAAACCCAACCGCCATTTACCGAACAGGATAAGGAAATCGGCATCATACTGGCCTCGTACAGCTGTGAAACCATGCGTGCGGTAGAAGCGTTTGAAGCATTGCAAAAAAGCGAAAGACAATACAGAACCCTGTTTGAGAAAACAAACGATGCTATTTTTATTGCAGAAAGAGCCACGGGCCGTTACACAGATGCCAATAAAGCCGCTCTTGATCTTACCGGACGAACATTGGATGAGCTAAAGCAGATGACCACCCGTGATATTACATCAAAGGATGCAGATAATCTGCTTGCCGCTATTTCCGAATCCTGTGAAGTCAGGGAGCTTGGAAGGGTCACCTATTACCGGCCGGATGGTACATGCAGGATTGCCAAGCTGAGCAGCGTTCCTTTAAATACCAAATATGTGATCGGTATTGCACGAGATATTACCCATGACCTGGAAGTGGAAAAACAGCTTCGCCAGGCCTATAAAATGGAGGCCATCGGCACCCTGGCCGGGGGGATAGCCCATGATTTCAACAATATACTGTTCCCGATTATCGGTTATACTGAAATGCTGCAGCAGGATATCCCTGAAAACAGTCCGTTTCGTGATAGTCTGGATAAAATTTATTCCGGTGGCATGCGGGCTAAGGATCTGGTGAAACAGATCCTTACATTTTCCCGTCAAAGGAGTGGTAAATTGAAATTGATGAAGATGCAGCCTATTATAAAAGAAGCATTAAAATTGATCAGATCGACAATTCCCACAACAATTGAAATCAAACAGGATATTAATACTGATTGTGGTGAAGTCAAAGCTGATCCGACTCAGATTCATCAAATTGTGATGAATCTTGCGACAAACGCTTATCACGCCATGGAGACGACCGGTGGAGAGATGAACGTAAACTTGAATCAAATTCAATTGAGCAATCAGGATGTGCTGAGTTTGGATATAAAACCGGGGCTTTACGCCTGCTTGACAATTGCCGATACCGGCACAGGTATGAATAAAGATTTGATAGAAAAAATCTTTGATCCGTTTTTTACCACCAAGAAAAAAGGGAAGGGCACAGGAATGGGACTTTCTGTCGTGCATGGTATTGTTAAAAGCATGGAAGGCTCCATACGGGTTGACAGCATGCCTGGCAAAGGTACTCAATTTTACGTTTATCTGCCGATATTTAAGAAGTTTTATAAAGAACAGCCTGTTCAAAATAACAGTCCAATAAAAAAAGGGAATGAAAAAATTCTGCTTGTAGATGATGAAAAAGATATTGTTACAATGGAAAAACAGATGCTGGAACGGTTGGGTTATCAAGTTGTTTCAAGGACCAACAGTATTGAAGCTCTTGAAATTTTTCGTGCCGATCCCGATAAATTTGATATGGTTATAACTGATATGGCTATGCCCAATATGCCAGGAGATAAATTATCGGCGCAGTTGATAAAAATAAACCCTGATATTCCGATATTGCTTTGCACCGGGTTCAGCGAAGCCATTTCTAAAGAAAAAGCAGCGGCTCTGGGAATTAAGGGTTTTTTAATGAAACCGATTGTAATGAAGGATTTTGCCGATAAAATACGTGAGGTGCTGAAGAAAAATTTAAAATAA
- a CDS encoding putative molybdenum carrier protein → MLKKIISGGQTGADRAALDFAIKFNIEHGGWIPKGRITEQGPLPMKYQLVEMETTDYRERTKQNIIDSHGTVIISRGNLSGGSKLTQTYANVLGKPNCYIDLLKTDEFEAAMILKSFIMENKIRILNVAGPRLSYHPWIYKDVKTVLEVTLYLVFSDIDQDNGIYDCIPCGPAKESFPQTIEEAVVMFCDDLPLKTRIFIAKFDCQKIHMLYFTLLDYLRHKMGFDSGNQELLNDCCSKTEDNTCTIEDAVMEILKRFKKYLETDHILRVVK, encoded by the coding sequence ATGTTGAAAAAAATAATTTCAGGCGGACAAACCGGTGCGGACAGGGCGGCATTAGATTTTGCCATTAAATTCAATATTGAACATGGCGGGTGGATTCCAAAGGGCAGAATAACCGAACAAGGGCCTTTGCCAATGAAATATCAATTGGTTGAAATGGAGACCACTGATTACCGGGAAAGAACAAAACAAAATATTATTGATTCCCATGGGACAGTTATTATTTCACGGGGGAATCTTTCCGGCGGATCAAAGTTGACACAGACCTATGCAAACGTTCTTGGTAAACCCAATTGTTATATCGATCTTTTAAAGACAGATGAATTTGAGGCTGCCATGATTTTAAAATCATTTATAATGGAAAATAAAATTCGGATTTTGAATGTTGCAGGCCCCAGGTTAAGCTATCACCCCTGGATATACAAGGATGTAAAAACTGTTCTTGAGGTCACTTTGTACCTTGTTTTTTCAGACATAGATCAGGACAATGGCATCTACGACTGCATTCCTTGTGGCCCGGCTAAAGAGAGTTTCCCTCAAACCATTGAAGAGGCTGTTGTCATGTTTTGTGACGACCTGCCGCTCAAGACCCGGATATTTATTGCAAAATTTGATTGTCAAAAGATCCATATGCTGTATTTTACCCTGCTGGACTATTTAAGGCATAAAATGGGATTTGACAGTGGAAATCAGGAACTTTTAAACGATTGTTGTTCCAAGACAGAGGATAATACCTGTACCATTGAAGATGCTGTTATGGAAATTTTAAAACGGTTTAAGAAATATCTTGAAACAGACCATATATTAAGAGTAGTTAAATGA
- a CDS encoding intermembrane phospholipid transport protein YdbH family protein: MVLFFVFLNLPHIVEPKIKEKLQQVLNSKDIEFDIQKIGFSNTVISKIRIGKGIFIDLLNIDYGFYDYDIKYLPGINLPSIHLSEMTVSGLNVHASLDDNNQFEIHGFTIPGTSKDQTRQPDTSLLSFLPKKIVLQNAKIILHAFDDEFLIPFDVLSNLSATDEKIFVRALLYPFGEKLNIRITYDLHKGVEFLKLEGKSFDLEHMNTLLSQKTKGVQLKGPVDFNLVSSSLQKKWDMHISQVVVGQPVEMSVADVAATFLIDNKKISAGGTFNIAWPMLPLTRMQYAVTIDLKKDHKFDVTLENSKIQHCEFAHGSTLVDIKQPEFKAGFSGTQSKGKGKISLDLKQGRIQNQKQELAFADTKLSLDIDVDLTGKGKGLSSKWMLAANKVKIKSDLVQSAFPLAEGSGVFFFDRNNIPSGNMILKASKGNLRSSKFNIKASGIDFKIPIHYPNTGKRSYGTYFIPAISYNNQHNFSTRGRIFQTDSKEFRVSGGLDFKTVKDVTAQFSSIIGFEKGLWASLDFKTNPVKLTYEDIKKLIPQKLDSADIEITAWANGKADYSHHQLNTSMQVNINDGKIHMPDMNFTATGINTTVDFNDLLVPETVPGQMLTIDSIEVNKIKIADAKIRFSLEDASSLLIENIRFKWCNGLVSSESIRFPQKNNAYFLTLYCDRLELTQLLKQMGLFNSQGTGTLNGRIPVIYSDGNIAFDNGFLFSTPGSGGKVMIENAGRITAGIPMDSPQFVQLDIAQEALKDFDYKWAKLIFNSFEDMLYVNMELDGKPSKLLPFEYRKELGGFIRVDASSPGSSFQGIKLDVNLNLPFNEVMKFGNKLKSILN; the protein is encoded by the coding sequence ATGGTTTTGTTTTTTGTTTTCCTCAATCTTCCCCATATTGTGGAACCCAAAATCAAAGAAAAATTGCAGCAGGTTTTAAATTCCAAGGATATAGAATTTGATATACAAAAAATAGGCTTTTCAAATACTGTTATTTCCAAAATTCGCATAGGCAAAGGGATTTTTATTGATTTGCTTAATATTGATTATGGATTTTATGATTATGATATCAAATATTTGCCTGGTATTAATTTGCCGTCCATTCATTTGAGTGAAATGACCGTATCGGGATTAAATGTTCATGCAAGTCTTGATGATAATAATCAGTTTGAAATTCATGGATTTACGATTCCCGGCACATCAAAAGATCAAACCAGACAGCCGGATACATCGTTGCTGTCTTTTCTGCCAAAAAAAATTGTCTTGCAGAATGCTAAAATTATTTTACACGCATTTGATGATGAGTTCTTGATTCCGTTTGATGTGTTGTCCAACCTGAGCGCAACAGATGAAAAAATATTTGTCCGGGCCTTATTATATCCTTTTGGCGAAAAACTCAATATTCGTATTACATATGATTTGCATAAGGGGGTTGAGTTTTTAAAACTTGAAGGAAAATCATTTGACTTAGAACATATGAACACATTGCTCTCCCAAAAAACAAAAGGTGTTCAATTAAAAGGTCCGGTTGATTTTAACCTGGTATCATCTTCACTTCAAAAGAAATGGGATATGCATATTTCCCAAGTTGTTGTCGGGCAACCTGTTGAGATGTCTGTTGCTGATGTTGCCGCCACTTTTTTGATTGACAATAAAAAAATAAGTGCGGGTGGCACTTTTAACATCGCCTGGCCTATGCTGCCGCTAACCCGGATGCAATACGCTGTGACAATTGATTTGAAAAAAGATCATAAATTTGATGTGACACTTGAAAACAGTAAAATACAACATTGTGAATTTGCACATGGATCAACTCTTGTGGATATCAAACAGCCTGAATTTAAAGCCGGGTTCAGTGGTACGCAGTCAAAAGGGAAGGGTAAAATAAGCCTTGATTTGAAACAAGGCCGCATTCAAAATCAAAAACAGGAACTTGCTTTTGCCGATACAAAACTATCGTTGGATATTGATGTTGATCTTACAGGTAAAGGAAAAGGTTTAAGTTCAAAATGGATGCTTGCAGCAAACAAGGTCAAAATCAAATCGGATTTGGTGCAATCAGCCTTTCCTTTGGCAGAGGGGTCAGGAGTGTTCTTTTTTGACAGGAACAACATTCCTTCCGGTAATATGATATTAAAGGCTTCCAAAGGCAACCTGAGATCTTCAAAGTTCAATATCAAAGCTTCGGGGATTGATTTTAAAATTCCGATCCATTATCCCAATACCGGTAAAAGGTCGTATGGAACATATTTTATTCCGGCAATTTCATACAATAACCAGCATAACTTCAGCACAAGAGGTAGAATTTTTCAAACCGATTCAAAAGAGTTCCGTGTCAGCGGAGGGCTTGATTTTAAGACAGTGAAGGATGTAACAGCTCAATTCAGCTCAATTATCGGGTTTGAAAAAGGGCTTTGGGCATCCCTGGATTTTAAAACAAATCCTGTTAAGTTAACTTATGAGGATATTAAAAAATTGATTCCTCAAAAGCTTGATTCCGCCGATATTGAAATAACGGCCTGGGCCAATGGAAAGGCTGATTATAGTCATCATCAATTAAACACATCCATGCAGGTGAACATAAATGATGGTAAAATACATATGCCGGATATGAACTTTACTGCAACAGGCATCAATACCACAGTGGATTTCAATGATCTGCTGGTGCCGGAAACTGTTCCGGGTCAGATGTTAACCATTGATTCAATTGAAGTGAACAAGATCAAAATAGCGGATGCAAAAATTCGATTCAGTCTGGAAGATGCCAGCTCTTTGCTCATTGAAAACATCCGGTTCAAGTGGTGTAACGGCCTTGTTTCATCGGAATCCATAAGGTTTCCCCAGAAAAACAATGCCTATTTTCTAACCCTTTATTGTGATCGCCTGGAATTGACACAGCTGTTAAAACAGATGGGCTTGTTTAATTCCCAGGGAACCGGCACATTAAATGGACGAATTCCCGTGATTTATTCTGACGGGAATATTGCATTTGACAATGGGTTTTTATTCTCAACTCCGGGAAGTGGGGGAAAGGTGATGATTGAGAATGCCGGCAGGATTACAGCGGGTATTCCAATGGACAGTCCGCAGTTTGTGCAACTCGATATTGCTCAGGAAGCTTTGAAGGATTTTGATTATAAATGGGCAAAACTTATATTTAATTCATTTGAAGACATGCTTTATGTGAATATGGAGCTTGATGGAAAACCGTCGAAACTATTACCCTTTGAATATCGAAAAGAGTTGGGAGGATTTATCCGGGTGGATGCATCAAGTCCTGGATCAAGTTTCCAGGGAATAAAACTGGATGTGAATTTAAATCTTCCCTTTAATGAAGTGATGAAATTTGGTAATAAATTAAAATCAATCCTAAATTAA
- a CDS encoding YdbL family protein — translation MNMRNILKIYVLLMVCFFISFQVAFAAGIKERMKQRLPAITGLKAKGIIGEDNRGYLGFVTAARELEDVIAAENQDRKAIYTHFAKQQNTSLEVVEKIQAKRKAEKADPGEFFQNPDGSWQKK, via the coding sequence ATGAATATGCGCAATATTTTAAAAATATATGTTTTACTGATGGTCTGCTTTTTTATATCATTCCAGGTTGCCTTTGCAGCCGGCATTAAAGAAAGAATGAAACAGCGGCTGCCTGCAATTACAGGTTTGAAAGCAAAAGGCATTATAGGAGAAGATAACAGAGGCTATCTTGGATTTGTCACCGCTGCCAGGGAACTGGAAGATGTTATTGCCGCTGAAAATCAAGACAGGAAAGCCATTTACACTCACTTTGCAAAACAGCAGAATACTTCACTGGAAGTTGTTGAAAAAATTCAGGCCAAGCGAAAAGCAGAAAAGGCAGACCCGGGAGAATTTTTTCAAAATCCTGATGGGTCATGGCAAAAAAAGTGA
- a CDS encoding PAS domain S-box protein gives MKQDKWVTQNRMFKRGTGLFDKILILHLFSTTVLFLIIIISYYFIEKNDSDNSLLKKSILIHDLLEISCIDPVVSTIAYDRINPAIETLYKKNQEIVYIEIYDDTANIIACVGNIPAHHLDIEKIVHLSRNQNLSKLQINKNFYELITHLNIKDRHIGLIRIGVTKEYLQTQLEKNILYFLGSFIIAIALTSLVFYCFTNKWIVMPIIKVSNIMKNYGHDALPTLFDNIKKYNNSITKDEIGVMSIAFERMISSIIDRTREKEKAEKRYRLIAENVSDVIWTMDMNLVFTYISPSIQQQNGYTVEEAMKMPIKDIMPPDSFKKATKLHQKKLKSIESGDPDGWESTIFEIEQYRKDGTTIWTSINIKFLPDLHLQPASILGITRNITDQKRAESALAKSERNYREIFNATSDALFILDNEKNRFFDVNMSGLTMFGYEKQELLKCTATDISSGIPPYDQKGIDEKTKKAVEEGSHIFEWQAKKKNGDIFWTEINLKFSKIGNKERMLSVVRDINERKKTREMIVQSEKMLSVGGLAAGMAHEINNPLAGMMQTADVMSKRLTNIEIPANMRAAEEIGINMNDIKAFMKKRGILRMIKTINESGARMATIVNNMLSFARKSDTLVSSYSLSELIDRTLELAATEFDLKKHYDFKMIEIKKEYDDTVPPVPCERAKIQQVLLNILRNGAQAMQENQTPNPLFIVQTHFEKKRKMVSMTIQDNGPGMDEKTRKRVFEPFYTTKPVGIGTGLGLSVSYFIITENHAGEMSVESTPGSGAKFIIRLPI, from the coding sequence ATGAAACAAGATAAATGGGTTACGCAAAATAGAATGTTTAAACGAGGTACAGGTCTGTTTGATAAAATCTTAATCTTACACCTTTTTTCAACAACTGTTTTATTCCTTATTATAATAATTTCATATTACTTTATTGAAAAAAATGATTCCGACAATAGTTTGTTAAAAAAATCCATTTTAATACATGATCTTTTGGAAATTTCATGTATTGATCCCGTTGTAAGCACAATTGCATACGATAGAATTAACCCTGCCATTGAAACATTGTATAAAAAGAATCAAGAAATTGTTTATATTGAGATATATGATGACACAGCAAATATAATAGCTTGCGTCGGCAACATTCCGGCGCATCACCTGGATATCGAAAAAATAGTCCACCTGTCCAGAAATCAAAACCTTTCCAAGCTGCAGATAAATAAAAATTTTTATGAACTGATCACCCATTTAAATATTAAAGACCGCCATATAGGGCTTATACGAATAGGAGTTACAAAAGAATATCTTCAAACACAACTTGAAAAAAATATTCTGTATTTTCTCGGTTCCTTTATCATTGCCATTGCCCTCACCAGTCTTGTTTTTTATTGTTTTACCAACAAATGGATTGTAATGCCCATTATTAAAGTCAGCAATATAATGAAAAATTATGGGCATGACGCCTTGCCGACTCTTTTTGACAATATAAAAAAATACAACAACTCAATAACAAAAGATGAAATAGGAGTGATGTCCATTGCTTTTGAGCGGATGATTTCATCCATCATAGACCGAACAAGGGAAAAAGAGAAAGCAGAAAAGCGTTACCGATTAATCGCAGAAAACGTTTCAGACGTAATATGGACAATGGATATGAACCTTGTTTTCACCTATATAAGTCCTTCAATCCAGCAACAAAATGGATATACAGTTGAGGAAGCAATGAAAATGCCGATAAAGGACATAATGCCTCCAGACTCATTCAAAAAGGCAACAAAACTGCATCAAAAAAAACTGAAAAGCATTGAATCAGGTGATCCTGATGGCTGGGAGTCCACCATATTTGAAATAGAACAATACCGCAAAGACGGTACAACAATCTGGACCAGCATTAATATAAAATTTTTACCTGACTTACACCTGCAACCTGCAAGCATTCTTGGGATAACCCGCAATATCACAGATCAAAAGCGCGCAGAATCAGCACTTGCAAAAAGTGAGCGCAATTACCGGGAAATATTCAACGCCACCAGTGATGCCTTATTTATATTAGACAATGAAAAAAACAGGTTTTTTGATGTAAACATGTCTGGATTGACTATGTTTGGCTATGAAAAACAAGAACTATTGAAATGCACTGCTACAGATATAAGTTCAGGAATTCCTCCCTATGATCAGAAAGGTATTGATGAAAAAACAAAAAAGGCAGTGGAGGAAGGATCGCATATATTTGAATGGCAGGCAAAGAAAAAAAATGGAGACATATTCTGGACGGAAATAAATCTCAAGTTTTCAAAAATCGGTAATAAAGAAAGGATGCTGTCAGTTGTCAGGGATATTAATGAACGTAAAAAAACCCGGGAGATGATTGTGCAATCGGAAAAAATGCTCTCCGTAGGCGGACTTGCCGCAGGCATGGCCCACGAGATCAATAATCCCCTGGCAGGTATGATGCAGACCGCAGATGTAATGAGCAAACGCCTTACCAATATTGAGATACCGGCCAATATGCGTGCGGCAGAAGAGATAGGTATTAATATGAATGATATCAAGGCTTTTATGAAAAAAAGAGGCATCCTGCGCATGATCAAAACCATTAACGAATCCGGCGCACGAATGGCAACTATTGTCAATAACATGCTAAGTTTTGCCAGGAAAAGCGACACACTGGTATCGTCATATTCTCTTTCGGAACTCATAGACAGAACCCTGGAGCTTGCAGCCACTGAGTTTGATTTAAAAAAACATTATGATTTTAAAATGATTGAGATTAAAAAAGAGTATGATGACACTGTACCACCTGTCCCCTGTGAACGGGCAAAAATCCAGCAGGTTCTTCTCAATATCCTGCGCAACGGTGCGCAGGCAATGCAGGAGAATCAAACCCCAAACCCTTTGTTTATTGTCCAAACACATTTTGAAAAAAAGCGAAAAATGGTTTCCATGACAATACAGGACAACGGCCCTGGAATGGATGAAAAGACCCGCAAACGGGTGTTTGAACCATTTTACACCACCAAACCTGTGGGGATCGGCACAGGCCTTGGGCTGTCCGTATCCTATTTTATCATCACTGAAAACCATGCAGGAGAAATGAGTGTGGAATCCACACCCGGTTCCGGGGCCAAATTTATAATCCGCCTGCCAATATAG
- a CDS encoding YnbE family lipoprotein, with product MSGKVFFMALFIVLFAFAGCQSSHEIEVKPVEIKPIHITIDVNVRVEKALDDFFDDLEAAEDEIKE from the coding sequence ATGTCCGGAAAAGTTTTTTTCATGGCATTGTTCATTGTTCTTTTTGCCTTTGCAGGATGTCAGTCAAGCCATGAAATTGAGGTGAAGCCTGTTGAAATCAAGCCCATTCACATTACCATTGATGTGAATGTCAGGGTTGAAAAAGCCCTTGATGACTTTTTCGATGACCTTGAAGCGGCTGAAGATGAAATAAAAGAATAG
- a CDS encoding rhomboid family intramembrane serine protease encodes MIPIRDNQPSNCFPVVTYLLMGINLSVFLLQLQIGLDNEAFFYVYGLVPAKYTVHEVSRHFSTANQFFSFFSYMFLHGGFFHFIGNMWFLYIFGDNVEEYFGSLRFIGFYLICGIISGFFHFFLNPVSVVPTIGASGAIAGVMGAYFLLYPKSRILTVIPIIIIPWFVEIPAFLFLGVWFLIQFFNAAGSSAGSGIAWWAHIGGFVAGLLLVKVNKTLPQTGTREKISQFTAKKRTPKLQMIVTSNTPDSSDLFGDIEITSIEAITGVNKMVTIPWGFYKPLYKVRIPPGVKHGTRLRLSGMGRVFPGGIKGDMYLTVNIKNVF; translated from the coding sequence ATGATACCTATTCGGGATAATCAGCCATCCAATTGTTTTCCTGTCGTGACATATCTTCTCATGGGCATTAACTTGTCGGTATTCTTGCTGCAACTTCAAATCGGGCTGGATAATGAGGCATTTTTTTATGTTTACGGATTGGTTCCGGCTAAATATACGGTACATGAAGTATCAAGGCATTTTTCAACGGCCAATCAATTTTTTTCTTTTTTTTCTTATATGTTTTTACATGGCGGGTTTTTCCATTTTATTGGGAATATGTGGTTTTTATATATTTTCGGGGACAATGTTGAAGAATATTTCGGATCATTAAGATTTATAGGGTTTTATTTGATTTGCGGCATTATTTCAGGATTTTTCCATTTTTTTTTAAACCCTGTATCCGTGGTGCCGACAATTGGCGCAAGCGGTGCTATTGCCGGTGTTATGGGGGCTTATTTTCTGCTGTATCCAAAATCACGGATTTTAACAGTGATTCCAATTATCATTATTCCCTGGTTTGTTGAAATTCCCGCCTTTCTTTTTCTGGGAGTCTGGTTTTTAATCCAGTTTTTCAATGCAGCCGGCAGCAGTGCCGGATCGGGTATTGCCTGGTGGGCACATATTGGAGGATTTGTTGCAGGGCTTTTATTGGTTAAGGTTAACAAAACACTGCCTCAAACAGGCACCAGAGAAAAAATCAGTCAATTTACCGCTAAAAAGCGAACCCCAAAGCTTCAAATGATTGTTACATCAAACACGCCGGACAGCTCGGATCTTTTTGGAGATATTGAAATCACATCCATTGAAGCCATTACCGGTGTCAATAAAATGGTGACGATTCCATGGGGATTTTATAAACCCCTTTACAAGGTCAGGATTCCTCCCGGAGTGAAACACGGAACCCGTTTACGGCTTTCCGGAATGGGAAGGGTTTTTCCAGGCGGTATCAAAGGGGATATGTATCTTACAGTGAATATCAAAAATGTTTTTTAA